GCGGGTGCGGCCGCAGCGCGTCGACGAACGCGGTCAGCATCTGGTGCAGCCGCTGGTCCCACGGCCGGTCCGACCGCTCCGGCAGCTCGATGCTGGCGAGCAGCCGGTCGCCGAGCGCGTTGAGCAGGTCGTTCTTGTCGCTGAAGTGCCGGTAGAGCGCCATCGGCGTCACCTCGTGCAGCTGCGCGAGCCGCCGGAGGGTGACCGCGTCCAGGCCCTCGGTGTCGGCGAGCTCCAGTGCGCTGTCGACGACCTGGGTGGGGTCGAGCCGCTTCGTGAGGGTGGGCATGTTGACAAGTTTACACCGTAGACCTAGCGTGTACGACGTCAGCATACAGCGTATACGTACGACGTAGACTCCTGTGAGGTAGTTGTGAAGCAACGCAGTCCCTGGGCCACCCTGGCGGTGCTGGCCCTGGCGCAGTTCATCGTGGTGCTCGACGTGACGATCGTGAACGTCGCGCTGCCCGACATCCAGGCCGATCTCGGGTTCTCGGCCGAAACGCTGCAATGGGTGATCAGCGCGTACACCCTGCTCTTCGGCGGTTTCCTGCTGCTCGGCGGCCGGATGGCCGACCTGCTCGGCCCGCGCCGGGTCTTCGTCGCGGGGCTCCTGCTGTTCGGCGTCACCTCGCTGGTCGGCGGGCTGGCGACGACGCCCGAGTTCTTGATCGGGGCGCGTGCTGTGCAAGGACTTGGTGGCGCGCTGCTCTCGCCGGCCGCGCTGGCGATCCTCACGATGACCTTCGCGCACGGTCGTGAGCGGAACATCGCGATGGGCGTCTGGGGTGGCCTGGCCGGACTCGGTGGCACGCTCGGGGTCGTGGCGGGCGGCGTACTGGTCGACTCGCTCAGCTGGCAGTGGGTCTTCTTCGTCAACGTGCCGATCGTGCTCGCGCTGGTCGCGCTGATCCCGGTCTTCGTGCCCGACATGCGCCACAACGAGGACCGGCCGCGCGGCTTCGACACCGCGGGCGCCGTACTGGGGACCGGTGGTCTGCTGGCCATCGTGTACGCCGTGGTCCGCGCCGAGCCTCGTGGGTGGGGATCTTTCGAGGTGCTCGGGTTCTTGATCGGCGGAGTGGTGCTGCTGGGGGCTTTCGTGCTGGTCGAGTCCCGGTCGAAGGCGCCGCTGGTGCCGCTGAAGCTGTTCCGTTCGCGAGCGCTGAGCGTCTCCAGTGTTTCGCTGGCGCTGAACGGCGCGGGCTTCCTGTCGATGTTCTTCCTGACCGCGATCTACCTGCAGCAGGTCCGCGGCGACTCCGCCTTGCAGGCCGGCGTGCACTTCCTCCCGATGGGCTTCGCCGCCGTACTCGGAGCGGTCGCCGCGTCACAGCTGGTCCAGAAGGTCGGGACCCGCACGGTCCAACTCGGCGGTTCGGTGCTGAGCCTGGCCGCGCTGATCCTGCTGTCCCGTGCGGATGCCAGCGGTGCGTACGCCGCTGAGCTGTTGCCCGGCTTCGTCCTGTTCGGGCTCGGCATCATCGGCGTCGCCGTACCGGCGCAGATCGCGGCAGTCTCCGAGGTCGAGCACCACGAGGCCGGAGCGGCCTCCGGCGCGGTGACCACGATGTACCAGGTCGGCGGCGCCCTCGGGCTGGCCATTGTCACCACGCTGTCCATCACCCGTACGACGGACGCCCTGGCTTCTGGTGTCGCCCAGCAGCAGGCTCTCGTCGAGGGCTTCCAGCGCGGGATGCTGATCGCGGCGTTCTTCGCCGTCGCGAACGTGGTCGTCACGATGGTGACGCCGCAGATCCAGCCCACCGCCGAGCAACTGACGGAAGCCGCGGCCGCCGCATAGATTGTGCGGGTGATTCCCGCCGCCTTCGCCGAGCAGACCATCGCCCGAGAGGGTGCTCCCGGCCGGACCTGGATCGAACATCTCCCCGGCCTCACCGAGCACCACCTCGGGCGATGGCGCTGTACGCCGACCGGGCCGGCGGTCCACGGCCAGGTCGCGCTGATCGTCCCGGCGCTGCGCGACGGGGCGCGCGTCGTACTGAAGCTGTCGTTCCCGCACCCGGGCAACCGCTACGAGCCGACCGCCCTGGCCGCGTGGTCGGGTGCGGGCGCGGTCCGGCTGCTCGAGCGGGACGACGCGGACTTCGCCATGCTGCTGGAGCGGATCTCGGGGGAGACGTTGTCCTCGGCAACCGATGATCCGTGGGTGGTGGCCGGCGAGCTGGCCCGGCGGCTCGCCGTACCGGCTCCTCCGGAGATCCCGCGCCTGACCTCGACACTGGCCGGCTGGTCCCGTCAAATGCTTGCCCAAAGCAAACACTTGGGCAATCCGCTGCCCGCTCGCCTCATCGATGCCGCGCTGGAGACCATCGCCGCCTTCGGGGACGACAAAACCGACACGATGCTGCACGGCGACCTGCACTTCGCCAACGTCCTGCGCGCCGACCGCGAACCCTGGCTCGTCATCGACCCCAAGGGCCTGGCCGGCAGCGCCGCCTTCGACGCGGCCACGATCGTCCGCGACCGCATCGACGAGATCGCCGACGACCTGTCCGCCGGCCTCCTCCGCCGGATCGCGACCTACAGCGAAGCCGCCGCCGTCGACCGCGACCTCTCCCGCCGCGCCACCCAGGCCCGAGCCGTCAGCTCAGCCCTGTGGGAACGCCTCCACCACCAGCCCCGAGTCGGCATCGACCTGGCCGATCAAATAGCCGAAGCCCTCGTGTGATCTCTGGTTGAGCGCCCTACGCCTGGGGCGTCGCCAGCACATAGCTGTAGCCGGGTTGGCCGCTGAGCTCGACCTCGCCGGTGCGGACGAAACCGACGCGGGCCAGGATCTTCTGCGAGGCGAGGTTGTCCAGCGTGGTGCGCGCGGTGATCTGCCGGAGCCCGTACGGCGTACCGAGGACCTCGCGCACGCCCCACGTCGCCAACCCGCGCCCGGCGGCCGACTCCGCGATCCGGTAGCCGAGCTCGGCCGACCCGTCGACGATGTTCACCAGGTTGACCCGGCCGAGGATCTGCCCGTCGTCGACCAGCACGTGGAAGTGGTCCGTGCCGGCGTCCTGCATCGCCAGCACCGCCGCGTGCCGGTCGGCGAACTCCGCGAAGTACGCGTCGCCGCGGTCCGGGATCACCCGCGCGAAGTACGCCCGGTTCTCCAGCTCGAACCGCAGCAGCGCGTCCGCGTGCTCCGCCGACACCCGCTTCACCGACACCATGGGGCGAACCTACAACTCGGCCGGCGCCGTCCGCGAAGGAGTTATCGGACCGGGTAGGCGACGTACGCGAAGAACCGGCTGTCCGGCGACCAACTCGGCACGTTCATCGTCCCCTGCCCGCCGAACACCGTCGCGATCTCCCGGATCTCGCCCTGCTCGAGCAGCCGGACCCGCACGTCCTCGACATCCGCCGGGTGCCCGGCCGTCCCCGGCGGGAAACTCACGTACGCGATCGCCGACCCGTCCGGCGCCGGGTGCGGGAACCAGTTCACCCGCTCGTCGTCGGTCAACTGCTCCACCACGTCGCCGGCCACCCGGAACAACTGCGCGTTCGCCGAAGCCCGCTCCGAGTTGAAGTAGATCCATTCCCCGTCCGGCCCGAACTCGGCGCCGTCGTCCGCGAACTCGTCGTCGGTCACCGGTACGTCGATCCCGCCGGCCGCCGGAATCGTCCACACATTCGTGTTCCGCGCGCTGTCCATCCCGATGTAGGCCAAGGTCGACCCGGACGGCGAAACCCCGTGCAGGTAGTACCGAAACCCCGCGCCCCGCTCGTTGCTCACGCGCCGAGCGACCCCGGCGGTGACGGCGTACAGGTGCCCGTCCTCAGCGGAGACATAAACCGTCTCGCCGTCCGGGCTGACCACGTGGTCGTTGTTGATCGGCGGCACACCCCCGAGCGGAATCTCCTCCAGCTCCCCGCCGTCCACCGAAACCCGGAACAGCTTCCCGTCCCCGTTCGGCAGCAGCCATTTCCCGTCCGGCGACCAGTTCGGCGCCTCCACCAGGATCTCCTGCGACGCAAAGACGAGCCGACTCACCCCCGTCCGAACGTCCACCACGTAAACCTCAGCCGTCTGCCCCGCTCCAAGTCGCCGCGCCATACCCAAAACCTACCCGGCCCGCTGACAGCGCTTAGGCTCGATCCCGTGGATGACCGTTCTCAGATCTGGCACCTCAAGCGTGGCGACGAACTGGTCGCCGACCTGGTCGTCGTCGGTGCCGACTACCCCTGGCTCCAGGCGCACGTCGAGCCCACCCCGGCCTACGACGAGGTGAAGCACCTCTTCGCCGAGCTGGAAACCAACGACGAAGCCTGGGCCGCCGCCACCGCCCAGATCCGCGCCACCCTCACCCTGGAATCTCCCGACGGCACTCCCGTCGCCGAGTACCTCCTCCACATCGACGGCGAGTCCGCCTGGTGGCGCTGGACCGAGGTCACCCCTTGATCACCGGAGCGATCTCCTCGCGCACCAGCCGCCTGTAGGTCTCCACCTCCAGCACCCGACCCCGTACGCCGTGCCGCAGCCGCCGCTCGCGGACGAGCCTCGGCCCACCCGCGAAGAACCGCAGTGCCGCCTCCCGGTCCCGCCGCAACGCCGGCATCATGAACGCCGGCCGCTCGCTTGCCCCCAGCAACAACTCGTCGACCAGCTTCGCCCGAGTCCCGCTGAGGAACCCGTGCAGCGCGGTCCTGTCGTCAACCACCACCGAGAACTCGCCCGGCGCTGACCGTGTAATTGCCCCCGGCATCAAATCGCCCGCACCGCCGCTCGCCCACAGCAACCGAAGCAGCGCCGTGTACCCGTCACTACACGCAATCCCCAACGAGGATGCCACTCCCTTCCCAAGATGCGGAAAGCACCCGTAGGCCCGCCCTTCACCCGGCACGCCGGTCTCCAGCGCGAACCGCAGCACCCCCGCCGCTTCCTCACGCACCACCAGGTAAGGAACCCGAGCATCCTGCCCCACCGCCGCGACCCCACGCACCCCAGTGTTCGCGTTGTACGGCGGCCGCAGCGCGAAGATCAGCTCCGACTCCCGCCAGGCCGCCGCCTCCTCGGAAGCAGCGACCTCCCAGACCACCCGTCGTACCAGGTCGTACCTCTTGGCCAGCCCCACCCGAGGCCCCTTCGCCGCAGCATGCTGCGCGAGCCGCTGCCGAAGGTTGCCGGCCTTCCCCACATAGAGCACCTCACCCGAAGCGCCCAGGAACAGATAAACCCCAGCCCTGCCAGGCGCCTCGGCCGCAGCCTCCCGCAGTACGCCGGACACGGCTAGATCCAGCTCGCCTTCGTCAACGCCTCGACTGCGACGTCCGCCAGCGATCGCCCACTCGTCTCGACCACGAAATCCGTCGGCCCCGACGCCTCGAGACTCGACGCCAGCTCGACCGACCGCCGTACCAGCACCTCGTACGACGACCCGACCTCCCGCCGCCGGACCCGCTC
The Kribbella italica DNA segment above includes these coding regions:
- a CDS encoding MFS transporter, which encodes MKQRSPWATLAVLALAQFIVVLDVTIVNVALPDIQADLGFSAETLQWVISAYTLLFGGFLLLGGRMADLLGPRRVFVAGLLLFGVTSLVGGLATTPEFLIGARAVQGLGGALLSPAALAILTMTFAHGRERNIAMGVWGGLAGLGGTLGVVAGGVLVDSLSWQWVFFVNVPIVLALVALIPVFVPDMRHNEDRPRGFDTAGAVLGTGGLLAIVYAVVRAEPRGWGSFEVLGFLIGGVVLLGAFVLVESRSKAPLVPLKLFRSRALSVSSVSLALNGAGFLSMFFLTAIYLQQVRGDSALQAGVHFLPMGFAAVLGAVAASQLVQKVGTRTVQLGGSVLSLAALILLSRADASGAYAAELLPGFVLFGLGIIGVAVPAQIAAVSEVEHHEAGAASGAVTTMYQVGGALGLAIVTTLSITRTTDALASGVAQQQALVEGFQRGMLIAAFFAVANVVVTMVTPQIQPTAEQLTEAAAAA
- a CDS encoding aminoglycoside phosphotransferase family protein, which codes for MIPAAFAEQTIAREGAPGRTWIEHLPGLTEHHLGRWRCTPTGPAVHGQVALIVPALRDGARVVLKLSFPHPGNRYEPTALAAWSGAGAVRLLERDDADFAMLLERISGETLSSATDDPWVVAGELARRLAVPAPPEIPRLTSTLAGWSRQMLAQSKHLGNPLPARLIDAALETIAAFGDDKTDTMLHGDLHFANVLRADREPWLVIDPKGLAGSAAFDAATIVRDRIDEIADDLSAGLLRRIATYSEAAAVDRDLSRRATQARAVSSALWERLHHQPRVGIDLADQIAEALV
- a CDS encoding GNAT family N-acetyltransferase; this translates as MVSVKRVSAEHADALLRFELENRAYFARVIPDRGDAYFAEFADRHAAVLAMQDAGTDHFHVLVDDGQILGRVNLVNIVDGSAELGYRIAESAAGRGLATWGVREVLGTPYGLRQITARTTLDNLASQKILARVGFVRTGEVELSGQPGYSYVLATPQA
- a CDS encoding biopolymer transporter Tol; the protein is MDVRTGVSRLVFASQEILVEAPNWSPDGKWLLPNGDGKLFRVSVDGGELEEIPLGGVPPINNDHVVSPDGETVYVSAEDGHLYAVTAGVARRVSNERGAGFRYYLHGVSPSGSTLAYIGMDSARNTNVWTIPAAGGIDVPVTDDEFADDGAEFGPDGEWIYFNSERASANAQLFRVAGDVVEQLTDDERVNWFPHPAPDGSAIAYVSFPPGTAGHPADVEDVRVRLLEQGEIREIATVFGGQGTMNVPSWSPDSRFFAYVAYPVR
- a CDS encoding GIY-YIG nuclease family protein, whose protein sequence is MSGVLREAAAEAPGRAGVYLFLGASGEVLYVGKAGNLRQRLAQHAAAKGPRVGLAKRYDLVRRVVWEVAASEEAAAWRESELIFALRPPYNANTGVRGVAAVGQDARVPYLVVREEAAGVLRFALETGVPGEGRAYGCFPHLGKGVASSLGIACSDGYTALLRLLWASGGAGDLMPGAITRSAPGEFSVVVDDRTALHGFLSGTRAKLVDELLLGASERPAFMMPALRRDREAALRFFAGGPRLVRERRLRHGVRGRVLEVETYRRLVREEIAPVIKG